A stretch of the Mycobacterium shigaense genome encodes the following:
- a CDS encoding ACP S-malonyltransferase: MIALLAPGQGSQTEGMLLPWLELPGAADQLALWSKASGLDLVRLGTTASTEEITDTAVTQPLVVAATLLAHQELTKRGLFAGEELIVAGHSVGEIAAYAIAGVLGADDAVSLAATRGAEMAKACATEPTGMSAVLGGDEAEVLSRLEQLDLCPANRNAAGQIVAAGALTALEKLAEDPPAKARVRALGVAGAFHTKYMASALEGYAAAAAGIATSEPTATLLSNRDGAPVTSAAAAMEALVAQLTQPVRWDLCTAYLREHTVKAIVEFPPAGTLAGIAKRELRGVPTRAVKSPADLDELADI; this comes from the coding sequence GTGATTGCATTGCTTGCGCCCGGACAGGGTTCGCAGACCGAGGGAATGCTCTTGCCGTGGCTGGAACTGCCCGGTGCGGCCGACCAGCTGGCGCTGTGGTCGAAGGCCAGCGGCCTGGATCTCGTGCGACTGGGCACCACCGCCTCGACCGAGGAGATCACCGACACCGCCGTCACACAGCCGTTGGTCGTCGCCGCGACGCTGCTGGCCCACCAGGAACTCACCAAGCGCGGCCTGTTCGCGGGTGAGGAACTGATCGTGGCCGGTCACTCCGTCGGCGAGATCGCGGCCTACGCCATCGCCGGTGTCCTGGGCGCCGACGACGCCGTCTCCCTGGCCGCCACCCGCGGCGCCGAGATGGCCAAGGCTTGTGCCACCGAGCCGACCGGCATGTCCGCGGTACTGGGCGGCGACGAGGCCGAAGTCCTGAGCCGCCTCGAGCAGCTTGACCTGTGCCCCGCGAACCGCAACGCCGCCGGGCAGATCGTCGCCGCCGGCGCGCTGACCGCGCTGGAGAAGCTCGCCGAAGACCCGCCGGCCAAGGCCCGGGTGCGCGCCCTCGGCGTCGCCGGAGCTTTCCACACCAAGTACATGGCGTCGGCCCTCGAGGGTTACGCTGCTGCGGCGGCCGGGATCGCGACCAGCGAGCCCACCGCCACGCTGCTGTCCAACCGCGACGGCGCGCCGGTGACCTCGGCCGCCGCGGCGATGGAAGCACTGGTCGCTCAGCTGACCCAGCCGGTGCGCTGGGACCTGTGCACCGCCTATCTGCGTGAGCACACTGTCAAGGCGATCGTGGAGTTCCCGCCCGCGGGCACTCTCGCCGGGATCGCCAAGCGAGAACTTCGGGGGGTTCCGACGCGCGCCGTCAAGTCGCCCGCAGATCTGGACGAGTTGGCCGACATCTAG
- the acpM gene encoding meromycolate extension acyl carrier protein AcpM, translating to MAVSQEEIIAGIAEIIEEVTGIEPSEVTPEKSFVDDLDIDSLSMVEIAVQTEDKYGVKIPDEDLAGLRTVGDVVSYIQKLEEEDPEAAAALRAKLESENPEAVANVKARLEADK from the coding sequence GTGGCCGTTAGTCAGGAAGAAATCATTGCCGGTATTGCCGAGATCATCGAAGAGGTAACCGGTATCGAGCCCTCCGAGGTCACCCCGGAGAAGTCCTTCGTCGACGACCTGGACATCGACTCGCTGTCGATGGTCGAGATCGCCGTGCAGACCGAGGACAAGTACGGCGTGAAGATCCCGGACGAGGACCTGGCCGGTCTGCGCACCGTCGGTGACGTCGTCTCCTACATCCAGAAGCTCGAGGAAGAAGACCCCGAGGCCGCCGCGGCCCTGCGCGCCAAGCTGGAGTCCGAGAACCCCGAGGCTGTCGCCAACGTCAAGGCAAGGCTGGAAGCGGACAAGTGA